The DNA segment GGTCCCCTTCTCTCACGCGCTCGGCGACAGGTGTTTATTGGGCTCCTACCTTGTGCCCCACACCCTCTACCCGTCGGACGTGCGTCTCACACGATCCCCGCTCTCCCGAGGGGACCACACGCAGGACTGGCTACATGCACTCAGCGGTTCTCTCCCAGTCCAGGGAGGCACCTGCCAGAGGCAGGTCCAGCTGCCCGCACCGCCCCCGGACCCCGGACCTAGAGTCCACCGCCCACTGCGTGCCCTCAGTCCCGGCTCGCCACGTGACACGCCGCTGTGCGTGTGCCCCACCATTAGCGAAGCTTCTGATTGGCCCACGCCATGCCTCGGTTCCGGTTCGCGGTCCAAACAGGGGCCTGTGTTTACAGAGGCCCCGCCCACAGACCGAGGCCATTGGTCTTCGCCCTGATGTGGGATGGGCGCGGCGGAGACGCGCTGAATCTGGCCTTAGGAAAGGCAACTCCGACCGGGGTCACGGAGAGAGCCGAGCGGAGCCGGGGAGACCCGAGTGTGACCGGAGGCGCTCCGGCGAGCCGGAAGCAGAGCCGAGCCAGCCCGAAGGGGGCTGAGCGCGGTTGGGCATCCGGCCTGGCGAGCCGGTGCCATGGCGGCCGAGGGCGCAGCTGTGGCCGAAGGCGGGGCTGTCGGCGTCCCGCTGGTCCAGGACAGCCTCCGGCTGTCTAAGTGCGCGGACGCGGCTCCCAACCGGCGGCGCGGCTCGGCGCTGTCGTGTGACGCCGAGCGCCGAGCCTACCAGTGCTGCCGGGAGTACTTGGGCGGGGCTTGGCGCCGAGTGCGGCCCGAGGAGCTGAGGGTTGACCCCGTGAGGTGGGAGGTCAGGGGTCAGCCTCTCTCCGAGTGCGGGCCGGGGGCGGACAGGGACGCCGGGTCGGACTCGGGGCACCGGGATCGGGGCGGGGCCGACCGCGGTCTGAGTGCCTGGTGTGGGTCTGCAGCGGAGGCCTCAGCAACCTGCTGTTCCGCTGCTCGCTGCCGGACCGCCTGCCCAGCGTGGGCAAGGAGCCCCGGGAGGTGCTGCTGCGGCTCTACGGGGCCATCCTGCAGGTGAGGGGCAGGCGACGTACTGGCAATTGTTGGGACCCCTCCCGTAAGCGGGCAGGCGGTACTGTCCCAACTGCGCAGATAAGGACACAGGCTCCGGCTAAGTCAGTTGTCCATTGTCATACCAAAGCCTAGCCCAGGAGCCTCCAGTCGATAGAACTACAAGCCCGGGCTGGGTGGAAGGAGAAAATGGACCCGCTTGTGTGTGTCAGCACCACTTCACCTCTGGAGCATCCTGACTCCAGCTCCTTTCTGTCCAAATTGCTTCAGGGCGTGGATTCTTTGGTCCTTGAAAGTGTGATGTTCGCCATCCTTGCAGAGCGGTCGTTGGGGCCCCAGCTGTACGGAGTCTTTCCTGAGGGTCGGCTGGAACAGTACATTCCAGtaggagcccagcccagccctcttTTCCCCAGCCCGTATCCCCTTCCCAATGTGTGCTTCACATCCCTCACCCCAGGTAGGGCATTCTCCCCAAGACCGTGACCTCCCCCCATTGGCCCATCCCttccccctcctgccccagccccctcACCACCCTGATAGGTTCCTGGGTGCAGAGCCGACCACTGAAAACGAATGAGCTTCGAGAGCCGCTGTTGTCAGCAGCCATTGCCACCAAGATGGCCCAGTTCCACGGCATGGAGATGCCCTTCACCAAGGAGCCCCACTGGCTGTTCGGGACCATGGAGCGGTGAGTCAGGGGCTTCCTCAGGGCTCCTGCACACCTGGGCTAAACCCTCATGCTGGCATTTACTACACTGTGGTGCGGCTGGATGCATCCGTGCCTCTGTCCTTCCCTCCAGTTGAGTGGATCAGGTGTCCCAGCGTCTAGCCTGGTCTCACAGCACAGGCTTCCAAACAAGTCAGACTAGTGACACAATGACAGGAAAATGGGTAGGCCTGAGGTAGATAGGAGAGAGGGTGGAGAGGGATAGCAGAGTGAGTATCCTGTTATTTGGGCTACAGGTACCTAAAGCAGATCCAGGACCTACCCCCTGCTGGCCTCTCCCAGATGAACCTGCTGGAGATGTATGGCTTGAAGGATGAGATGGACAGCCTCAGGTGAGGGCAGGAAGGTTGGGGAAGCAGAAGAGCGGAGGGGTTGGTGCCAGGCACCTAATGAGTCCTCCCCCAGATTTGCAGGGGGCTGGGGTCGGGGTGACTGACTCTCTAGTCACTCCCTCTCAGAACTACTCCCCCTGGTACCCTGCAGGAAGCTGCTGGACTCTACCCCGTCACCAGTGGTCTTCTGCCACAACGACATCCAGGAAGGTAAGGGGAAGGTATTGGAGTCTCCCAACCTAAAGTGAGGGCATCTGAGGGCCTGGGTGACCACAACCCACTCCATTACCCCAGGGAACATCTTGTTGCTCTCAGAGCCAGAAAATGCTGATAGACTTATGTTGGTCGACTTCGAGTACAGCAGCTATAACTACAGGTGAGGATGAAGGTGACCTCTGTGGGTCTGTTCCCAGAGCCCTGGAGAGAGACCAGACCTTTGACTCTGTATTCCAGCCGCCAGGGTATCTGGGAGCTGTGTCCATCTTATTCCCCCAGGGGCTTTGACATTGGGAACCATTTCTGTGAGTGGATTTATGATTATACTCATGAGGACTGGCCTTTCTACAGAGCGCAGCCTGCGGACTTCCCCACCCGGGGACAGCAGGTATGTGTGCCAGAGGCTGGTGGGGCAGGACCTGGCCTGTGGGGGACGAGGGTGAGTCTGGAAGGAATGGTGAGAGGGTGTTGCCCCAATGCTTCCCTGTTTTCTGACTCTTGTCTGTTGATCTCAGCTCCATTTTATTCGCCATTACCTGGCAGAGGTAAAGAAAGGTGAAACCATCTCCCAAGAGGATCAGAGGAAACTGGAAGAAGATTTGCTGGTAGAGGCCAATCGGtgaggaagggtgggtggggcatAGCACAGAGGAAGGCGGGGCTAAGGGAGAGGTAGACAGCCAGACTCACCAGGGCTGCAGGTAGGGTACCAATGCCAGATGGGGGCATGGATTAAGGAAGAGGGCTGAGGCTGACAGGAAGAGTTAACGAGTGGGAAGA comes from the Manis pentadactyla isolate mManPen7 chromosome 10, mManPen7.hap1, whole genome shotgun sequence genome and includes:
- the CHKB gene encoding choline/ethanolamine kinase isoform X3, with the protein product MAAEGAAVAEGGAVGVPLVQDSLRLSKCADAAPNRRRGSALSCDAERRAYQCCREYLGGAWRRVRPEELRVDPVSGGLSNLLFRCSLPDRLPSVGKEPREVLLRLYGAILQGVDSLVLESVMFAILAERSLGPQLYGVFPEGRLEQYIPSRPLKTNELREPLLSAAIATKMAQFHGMEMPFTKEPHWLFGTMERYLKQIQDLPPAGLSQMNLLEMYGLKDEMDSLRKLLDSTPSPVVFCHNDIQEGNILLLSEPENADRLMLVDFEYSSYNYRGFDIGNHFCEWIYDYTHEDWPFYRAQPADFPTRGQQLHFIRHYLAEVKKGETISQEDQRKLEEDLLVEANRYALASHFFWGLWSILQASMSTIEFGYLEYAQSRFQFYFQQKGQLTSFHPSF
- the CHKB gene encoding choline/ethanolamine kinase isoform X1; the encoded protein is MAAEGAAVAEGGAVGVPLVQDSLRLSKCADAAPNRRRGSALSCDAERRAYQCCREYLGGAWRRVRPEELRVDPVSGGLSNLLFRCSLPDRLPSVGKEPREVLLRLYGAILQGVDSLVLESVMFAILAERSLGPQLYGVFPEGRLEQYIPVGAQPSPLFPSPYPLPNVCFTSLTPGSWVQSRPLKTNELREPLLSAAIATKMAQFHGMEMPFTKEPHWLFGTMERYLKQIQDLPPAGLSQMNLLEMYGLKDEMDSLRKLLDSTPSPVVFCHNDIQEGNILLLSEPENADRLMLVDFEYSSYNYRGFDIGNHFCEWIYDYTHEDWPFYRAQPADFPTRGQQLHFIRHYLAEVKKGETISQEDQRKLEEDLLVEANRYALASHFFWGLWSILQASMSTIEFGYLEYAQSRFQFYFQQKGQLTSFHPSF
- the CHKB gene encoding choline/ethanolamine kinase isoform X2 is translated as MAAEGAAVAEGGAVGVPLVQDSLRLSKCADAAPNRRRGSALSCDAERRAYQCCREYLGGAWRRVRPEELRVDPVSGGLSNLLFRCSLPDRLPSVGKEPREVLLRLYGAILQGVDSLVLESVMFAILAERSLGPQLYGVFPEGRLEQYIPVGAQPSPLFPSPYPLPNVCFTSLTPGSWVQSRPLKTNELREPLLSAAIATKMAQFHGMEMPFTKEPHWLFGTMERYLKQIQDLPPAGLSQMNLLEMYGLKDEMDSLRKLLDSTPSPVVFCHNDIQEGNILLLSEPENADRLMLVDFEYSSYNYRAQPADFPTRGQQLHFIRHYLAEVKKGETISQEDQRKLEEDLLVEANRYALASHFFWGLWSILQASMSTIEFGYLEYAQSRFQFYFQQKGQLTSFHPSF